The Candidatus Sulfotelmatobacter sp. genome includes the window AGGCCGTGATTGGATGAAAATCTCCTGGCAGCACGCGAGACCGGATGTAGGGAAAGAGCCATCCCCGCATGGCGCGGTACACAAGCGGTAGCGACCAGTCGCGTTTTTCAGGAGGCGTTTCGGGTCCGGGGTCGTTCAACTTTTCCGGATATTGCGGAAAAATCGGATCCGGTAGAGTCAGCCCTTTGACTAACGCAGACTTGGGCTGCTCACTGGCAGGATGCGTGAGCAGGTTGTGGATATCGACATCGATACGAAATTTCGGCGCGGTTGCCATCACGAACACTCCACCGCGGACTTTATTGGTTACTCGATGAACGGATAGATAACGGGCCAGCCCGGAAGGTTGCAAAAAAGATTGCATGGTTTCGCTTAATTTTGGAGAGCTTCAATTCCAGGGTTGATCCGAAGGCGAGCTTTACCTCATGGATTACAAGAAGAAAAGAAAGCGACACGATTGTTCCCTCGGCAATTAGCAGATGAAGTACGAATTAGCAGGCAATTCGTGGAAGCTGCACGACTGCGCCTCAGACCCACTCGGTACACAAAAGATTCGGAAGTCCGACCAACACCGTTTTGCACGTGTAAACCCTTCGCGCTTAACGCATAGGTTCATCGCGTAAAAAACCGTTCTTCAAAATGGTTTACCGATCGTGCTTCGAGCTGGGCTCAACGCTGCCTCGGTTGCGCGGCGGAATAACTCCGGCGAGATCATTTTGCGGGTGTATTCCGCAAAGGTCGGACTCGGCCCCTTCCAGCGAAGGTCGTCGACCGTATCAAAAACTGGCACGTCGGTTCGCAGGGTCGCTAGTGTGCGAAACAGCAGCGCGTCAGTCCAGGCGCCGAACAGCGATTCGGATAAAGCGCGCGCCCGGCCGATAGAGAGATGCCATTTCCGCCAATCCTTTGGGATGTTCTCCAGATGGAGATACTGCGACAAAGCGAGCGCCGCAGCCTTCGGGCCCCATCCCGCCACGCCGGGAAATCCGTCGGCACTGTCGCCGACCACAGCGAGATAATCCGGAATCGACCGTGGGCTGACGCCAAACTTCGCCACCACTCCCGCCTCGTCCCGCACCAGGTCGCGTCTGCGGTCCAGTTGAACCACGCGAGTGCCCACAACACATTGACCCAGATCTTTGTCCGGCGTACAAATGACAACTTGCTTTACGCCAGCATCCATAGCGGATTTCGCGGCGGCGGACGCAAGCGCATCGTCAGCCTCGAACTCAACCATCGGCCACACCACCACTCCCATGGCTGCGAGCGCTTCCTCGAGAATGGGAAACTGCGAAAGCAGCTCCGGAGGAACGCCTTCGCTGGTCTTATAGCCGGCATAGAGGTCGTTGCGAAACGACTCCACCACATGGTCGGTTGCAACTCCTACATGAGTCGCTCCCCGTTCAATCATCGATAAAACCGAGCCCAGAACGCCGCGCACGGCTCCGATTTCCTGGCCGTTGATGTCTTGCGCGCCGGGCACAGCGAAAAAATACCGGAACAATTCGTAGGTTCCGTCGATCAAGTGGACATCCATAGGGCGCGTCTCACTCGTCCTAGCCTGAAGATTCCGCCAGCGGCAGCCACACCTGAAAACGCGTATTGCCAGGTTCCGAGATCACCTGAATACTGCCACGATGTTTCTTAACGATGCGCTGTACCGTATCCAGGCCCAGGCCAGTTCCCTCCCCCACGCCCTTGGTGGTGAAGAATGGTTCAAAAATGTGGGGCTCAACTTCCGGTGAAATCCCGGGGCCGTTGTCGCGGATCTCCACTACCACGCAATCATCCTCGCGATAGGTCCGCACTCGCAGCTCTCCTTGCCCACCCATGGCGTCAATCGCATTGTCGATCAGGTTGGTCCAGACCTGGTTCAGCTCGCTGCCGAACGAGTTCACCAGCAGCGGAATCTTCTGGTAATCCCGCAGCACCGTAACTCCCCGTTTCAGCTTGTGGTTCAGGATCGTAAGCGTCGTCTCCAGCGTCTTCACAATATCGACGTTCTGCACCGGCGACTGATCCATGAAGGTGTATTCCTTGATCGCGCCCACCAGTTCGGAAATCCTCGACGTGCTGCTCTCGATCTGGTTCAGGAGGTCGGCGATCTCGACCGACGCCGAAATTCTCAGCAATGCTGCCCTCGCGCTATCGGGATCCAGCGTGGCAAACACATGCTCCAGCGCCTCCGGCTTAAAATTCCTGCGCGCCAGGTCGGCGGCGAGCTGCCACAGATCGTTCTGCCCATGACTGCGCAACAATGAGTCAAGCTGATCTTCGAGGGCGCTAGCCGTCAGCGCGTCCGGCGGCGGTCCATCGACCTTGGTGAGCGACGCTTCCAACTTTTCTATCTCCGATTTTTGCGAAGGACTCAAGTCGCGCCGTCCCAGCTCGTGACTGGCATCACGCACGCGCTTCAGAATATCGCGCAGTTGGCTGGTGGCGCGCTTCGCCGCCGACGCCGGATTATTCAGCTCATGCGCCAGCCCCGCTGAAAGTTTGCCCAAAGCAGCGAGCCGGTCCCGTTGTTGTTCCATCCGGGTCACTTCGCGGATCCTGTCCGACATCAAGCCCACCAAACGCGAGACTAGCTCTGGCATTTTCTGCAAGAGCGACGGAAACTGGGTGGCAGGAAATCGCAAGACGCGCCCATCCGTTATCGCTCGGCCGCTCAGCCCGAAGGTTTTCATTCTGGAAAACGGCAGGAGTCCTGTGACTTCGCCCCCCTTGCCGTTTAGCACAATGCTTTCCCCCGAAATTTCGCCGCGCCACTGAAACTCCCCCTCGAGCAGCACATACATGGCATCGGCAGGCGCGCCCTGGCGCGAATACACATCTCCGGCTTTGACCTGCAACTCTTGCGATTGGCTGAGGAACCATTCGATCTGGTCGCTGGGTACGTCCGCGAATTGCGGGACACGTCGTAGAAGTTCCGCTGCTTCGGCCATTTATACCTTGCTCAAATATTGATGGATGAACTGCACCGCAACTGAACCTTCGCCCACTCCGGAAGCGACGCGTTTAACCGACCCGTGCCGGACGTCGCCGACGGCGAACACTCCGGGCACGTTCGTTTCCAGAAGAAAAGGATCGCGATCGAGTCCCCAGCCCTTAGGACGCTGACCGCTCTGCATCAGATCGGCGCCGGTCAGGAGGAATCCGCGTTCATCGCGATCAACCGTTCCCGCCAGCCAATCCGTGCGCGGCAGCGCTCCTATAAAAATGAACATCGAGGTGGCCGGCACACGCTCCACTTTGTCGGTGTCGGTGCATAGAACCGAGATCTCTTCCAGATGCGTGTCGCCGTGTACCTCGGCGACGCTGGCATGCGTCCACAACTGAATGTTCGGAGTCGCCTTGATCTGGTCAATCAGATATTGCGACATGGTGCTGGAGAGCGAGTCGCCGCGCACCAGAATGACGACGCGCTCGGCGTACTTGGCAAAATTCATTGCAGCCTGGCCGGCAGAATTCGCTCCGCCAACAACATAGACCATTTCACCCCGGCATGACACAGCTTCCGTCGCGCCCCCGCCATAGTACACGCCTGCACCTTGCAACCGGTCAACTCCGGGAACATCCAGCCGCCTCCACTGCACTCCGCTCGCGATCATCAACGCCTGACAGGAGAT containing:
- a CDS encoding ATP-binding protein, which encodes MAEAAELLRRVPQFADVPSDQIEWFLSQSQELQVKAGDVYSRQGAPADAMYVLLEGEFQWRGEISGESIVLNGKGGEVTGLLPFSRMKTFGLSGRAITDGRVLRFPATQFPSLLQKMPELVSRLVGLMSDRIREVTRMEQQRDRLAALGKLSAGLAHELNNPASAAKRATSQLRDILKRVRDASHELGRRDLSPSQKSEIEKLEASLTKVDGPPPDALTASALEDQLDSLLRSHGQNDLWQLAADLARRNFKPEALEHVFATLDPDSARAALLRISASVEIADLLNQIESSTSRISELVGAIKEYTFMDQSPVQNVDIVKTLETTLTILNHKLKRGVTVLRDYQKIPLLVNSFGSELNQVWTNLIDNAIDAMGGQGELRVRTYREDDCVVVEIRDNGPGISPEVEPHIFEPFFTTKGVGEGTGLGLDTVQRIVKKHRGSIQVISEPGNTRFQVWLPLAESSG
- a CDS encoding 5'-3' exonuclease H3TH domain-containing protein — its product is MDVHLIDGTYELFRYFFAVPGAQDINGQEIGAVRGVLGSVLSMIERGATHVGVATDHVVESFRNDLYAGYKTSEGVPPELLSQFPILEEALAAMGVVVWPMVEFEADDALASAAAKSAMDAGVKQVVICTPDKDLGQCVVGTRVVQLDRRRDLVRDEAGVVAKFGVSPRSIPDYLAVVGDSADGFPGVAGWGPKAAALALSQYLHLENIPKDWRKWHLSIGRARALSESLFGAWTDALLFRTLATLRTDVPVFDTVDDLRWKGPSPTFAEYTRKMISPELFRRATEAALSPARSTIGKPF